From Endozoicomonas sp. 8E, the proteins below share one genomic window:
- a CDS encoding F-box protein translates to MHGINNSGFEPPLTRARARALALTGNNAGRTITLADTKAKQKLSLQDLASDTLSMIFCHLKLRDIRSLQKVCTRLRDLVKQDNALAKAWYRQFTPAHQHQLRMTISTKNKDQLHAWFKSFTNNKASAESLADRRPTSVYLPGLLFFTRAKLMSECDTFELLTKATIDKTYNTHSTDSIDDLIHIRRINRVNSAELSADGRYLVTANGDNTAKIYGHKPDGTWEKKPPFPMKDGSKQRFSAPMDIM, encoded by the coding sequence ATGCATGGAATCAATAATTCCGGTTTTGAACCACCACTGACGCGAGCTCGAGCCAGAGCGCTGGCATTAACGGGTAACAATGCAGGCAGGACCATCACTTTAGCTGACACGAAAGCAAAGCAAAAACTTTCATTGCAAGATTTAGCCTCAGATACACTTTCCATGATTTTTTGTCATTTGAAACTTCGGGACATTCGCAGTTTACAGAAGGTATGTACTCGCCTTCGCGATCTTGTCAAACAAGACAATGCCTTGGCAAAAGCCTGGTATCGCCAGTTTACTCCAGCACATCAGCATCAATTAAGGATGACCATCAGTACAAAAAACAAGGATCAACTCCATGCGTGGTTTAAGTCATTTACGAATAATAAAGCGTCAGCCGAGTCGCTCGCAGATCGCCGACCGACGAGTGTTTATTTACCTGGTCTGTTATTTTTCACCAGGGCAAAGCTAATGTCTGAATGTGATACCTTTGAATTACTCACTAAAGCCACCATTGACAAAACTTATAACACCCACTCAACCGACAGCATTGACGATCTCATCCACATTAGACGCATCAATAGAGTCAACTCGGCCGAACTCAGTGCCGATGGCCGCTATCTGGTGACCGCCAATGGAGACAATACGGCAAAAATCTACGGCCATAAGCCTGATGGAACATGGGAAAAAAAACCACCATTCCCCATGAAGGACGGGTCGAAGCAGCGATTTTCAGCCCCGATGGACATCATGTAG
- a CDS encoding F-box/WD repeat-containing protein: MHGINNSGYEPPLTRARARALASTGNHQGRSSTVVDTKEKQKLSLQDLPTETLSLIFCHLKLRDIRSLQKVCTYLRDSIKEDNALAKAWYCQFSSEHQSQLRMIIAGKDKNQLRAWLESFSNDQALLESLSDRQTTSVFLPALLFFTRAELMFKCERFELVTKATIDKIHKPNPDLDLVDSIHIRHLNRVNSAALSVDGRYLVTANGDNTAKIYGHQPDGSWEIRTTIPHEGWVKSANFSPDSHHAVTRCGDGTAKIYGLGCNESWEPKATITHDGLILSATFSTDGRHIVTASLDNTAKIHSQKDDGSWVLSVIFSHHCAVYSATFSTDGCYVLIACQDRTVKIHRQKDNQSWEVKDVIEHSGSAMSATFSADGDCVATASILDCKAIIFNKKTDGSWAENTVIRHRGPVKSATFSPDGRHLVTASYDHTAKICDRKANGFWEEKATFSHKSMVISASFSPDGCHVVTASYDKTAKIIGQQDDGSWSEKATIVHDGWLSSATFSADGSQVITSSEDGIVKITELRRNHSWSDVTE; encoded by the coding sequence ATGCATGGAATCAATAATTCCGGTTATGAACCACCACTGACGCGAGCTCGAGCCAGAGCGCTGGCATCAACAGGTAACCATCAGGGTAGATCCAGCACAGTAGTTGACACGAAAGAGAAGCAAAAACTTTCATTACAGGATTTACCCACAGAGACACTGTCCTTAATTTTTTGTCATTTGAAACTTCGGGATATTCGCAGTTTACAGAAAGTATGCACCTACCTTCGCGACAGTATCAAAGAGGATAACGCTCTGGCAAAAGCCTGGTATTGCCAGTTTTCTTCAGAACACCAGTCTCAACTAAGGATGATCATCGCCGGAAAAGATAAGAATCAACTCCGAGCCTGGCTTGAGTCGTTTTCGAATGATCAGGCGTTACTGGAGTCACTCTCAGATCGTCAGACGACGAGTGTTTTTCTACCAGCCCTGTTATTTTTCACCAGGGCTGAACTGATGTTCAAATGTGAAAGATTTGAATTAGTCACTAAAGCCACCATTGACAAAATTCATAAACCCAACCCAGACCTCGATTTAGTCGATAGTATCCACATAAGACACCTCAATAGAGTCAATTCAGCCGCCCTCAGTGTTGATGGGCGCTATCTGGTCACCGCCAATGGCGACAATACGGCTAAAATCTACGGCCACCAGCCTGATGGATCATGGGAAATAAGAACAACCATTCCTCATGAAGGATGGGTCAAATCAGCGAATTTCAGCCCCGATAGTCACCATGCAGTGACCCGCTGTGGTGATGGCACGGCGAAGATTTATGGTCTGGGATGCAATGAATCATGGGAACCAAAAGCCACCATTACTCATGATGGTCTCATCTTATCAGCCACCTTCAGCACCGATGGTCGACATATCGTGACCGCGAGTTTGGATAACACAGCGAAAATCCATAGCCAGAAAGATGATGGATCATGGGTGTTATCAGTCATCTTTTCCCATCATTGTGCTGTCTATTCAGCCACTTTCAGCACCGATGGCTGCTACGTGTTGATCGCCTGTCAGGATAGGACGGTGAAAATCCATCGCCAGAAGGACAATCAATCATGGGAAGTAAAAGATGTCATTGAACATAGTGGCAGTGCAATGTCAGCCACCTTCAGCGCCGATGGTGACTGTGTAGCCACTGCCAGTATTCTGGATTGCAAGGCGATCATCTTCAACAAGAAGACTGATGGATCATGGGCAGAAAATACCGTCATTCGACACAGGGGACCTGTCAAATCGGCCACCTTCAGCCCCGATGGCCGACATCTGGTGACTGCCAGCTATGATCACACAGCAAAAATTTGCGACAGAAAAGCCAATGGCTTTTGGGAAGAAAAAGCCACCTTTTCCCATAAGAGTATGGTCATATCAGCCAGCTTCAGCCCTGATGGCTGCCATGTGGTGACTGCCAGCTATGACAAAACGGCGAAAATCATTGGTCAGCAAGATGATGGGTCATGGTCAGAAAAAGCCACCATTGTCCATGATGGCTGGCTCTCATCGGCCACCTTTAGCGCCGACGGTAGCCAGGTGATCACATCCAGTGAGGATGGCATAGTGAAAATCACTGAACTGCGAAGGAATCATTCATGGTCTGATGTCACTGAGTGA